A window of the Gossypium hirsutum isolate 1008001.06 chromosome A03, Gossypium_hirsutum_v2.1, whole genome shotgun sequence genome harbors these coding sequences:
- the LOC107886499 gene encoding protein WVD2-like 7 has protein sequence MEESACLVRSFSNPADISREVKEGNPIRALTESISFGRFMSEPLAWEKWSTFSHNRYLEEVEKFSKPGSVAQKKAFFEAHYKRRAAMRAAALLEQANVVTNDASQMGTINAASVDPLSHTDLANSDASLSADQLEKNVSNAEIINTVGVYAGNLSVVRENTDITNAEQGPAVMEEDVNMEKCDQIENSEAFENGDIHSKIMATPKILPKDCADPKNSTSSSKKRRTNSSSKSSVPSRTSKLPLHPSKRMASAQAKSDANVAKSAGNSNDKKKTIPNSLHMSINVASSAGKTNKTSLRMLRDSPTQTPTRALKKSADQENLAPSSEKRQSNSTSKLSNRGIVPKQTTSRIGNNHAHINKKPALDPNEQRRIAQKSLHMSMNFTPHAGETNKTSPKISRESSTPLEAPTRPSVYGVLKHASKVVQARDRRTTSVLNKSVSATGDGRWPSLSSCSKSSNASGTSTRCTINSAPFSFRSEERAAKRKEFFKKLEDKMMSKEAEKSQMLKKSKEKAKNELNKLRQSTDVKARSNEDSCHGSQFSSNYVKKITSNWPQSPKSGRKPSPSTVQDANSRHPRRPSIKAESSKNGSMKNNRTTCSRTSLPKNRHENASPNIQLSVGKRSISYKHESGGSVHVGGCDR, from the exons atggaGGAATCTGCTTGTCTTGTAAGATCATTTTCTAATCCTGCAGATATTTCTCGCGAAGTTAAAGAG GGTAACCCGATTCGTGCTCTCACAGAATCAATATCTTTCGGCAGATTCATGTCGGAACCGCTGGCATGGGAGAAATGGTCAACATTTTCTCACAACCGTTACTTGGAAGAAGTGGAAAAGTTTTCAAAACCTGGATCTGTTGCTCAAAAGAAAGCTTTCTTTGAAGCTCATTACAAGAGAAGAGCCGCAATGAGAGCTGCGGCTTTGCTTGAGCAAGCCAATGTTGTCACCAATGATGCATCTCAAATGGGAACTATAAATGCAGCTTCGGTTGACCCTTTGTCACATACGGATTTAGCCAATTCAGATGCATCTTTGAGTGCGGATCAGCTGGAGAAAAATGTTTCCAATGCTGAGATAATTAATACCGTTGGTGTATATGCAGGCAATCTTAGTGTTGTAAGAGAAAATACCGATATTACCAATGCGGAGCAAGGTCCGGCAGTGATGGAAGAAGATGTGAATATGGAGAAATGTGACCAGATTGAGAATTCGGAGGCTTTCGAAAATGGTGACATCCATAGCAAGATTATGGCAACCCCGAAGATTCTCCCTAAG GATTGTGCTGATCCAAAGAACTCAACTTCATCAAGCAAGAAAAGGCGAACAAATTCTTCGTCAAAGTCATCAGTTCCTAGTAGAACATCCAAACTTCCATTACATCCTTCTAAACGAATGGCTTCAGCACAAGCCAAGAGTGATGCTAATGTTGCCAAATCCGCTGGAAACTCAAATGACAAGAAGAAAACAATTCCGAACTCACTCCACATGTCAATTAATGTTGCTTCCAGTGCCGGTAAAACTAATAAAACATCACTAAGAATGTTAAGAGATAGTCCAACACAAACACCAACCAGGGCATTGAAGAAATCTGCTGATCAAGAGAATTTAGCTCCATCGAGTGAAAAAAGACAGTCGAATTCCACTTCGAAGTTATCCAATCGTGGCATAGTACCCAAACAAACAACTTCAAGAATAGGAAATAACCATGCTCATATTAATAAGAAGCCTGCATTAGACCCAAACGAGCAGAGGAGAATAGCTCAAAAATCGCTTCACATGTCAATGAATTTTACTCCGCATGCTGGTGAAACCAATAAGACATCGCCTAAGATTTCCAGAGAAAGTTCGACTCCACTAGAAGCTCCAACCAGG CCATCCGTTTATGGGGTTTTAAAGCATGCTTCCAAGGTTGTTCAGGCACGAGATAGAAG AACTACATCAGTTCTCAATAAGTCAGTTTCAGCAACAGGAGATGGGAGATGGCCATCCCTCTCCAG CTGCTCGAAATCTTCAAATGCAAGTGGAACCAGTACAAGATGTACTATTAATTCTGCTCCATTTAGTTTCAGGAGCGAAGAAAGGGCGGCAAAACGGAAGGAG TTCTTTAAGAAGCTAGAAGACAAAATGATGTCAAAGGAAGCAGAAAAATCACAAATGCTAAAAAAATCAAAG GAGAAAGCAAAGAATGAACTGAATAAACTCCGGCAAAGCACTGATGTGAAAGCTAGATCGAATGAAGATTCATGCCATGGATCACAGTTCTCAAGCAATTACGTTAAGAAG ATCACGTCAAATTGGCCTCAATCACCAAAATCTGGAAGGAAGCCATCTCCCAGCACGGTGCAAGATGCAAACTCTAGACATCCAAGGAGGCCTTCAATTAAGGCCGAAAGCTCTAAGAATGGATCAATGAAAAATAACAGGACAACTTGTTCAAGGACCTCATTGCCAAAGAACAGGCATGAAAACGCCTCCCCGAATATCCAGCTTTCAGTTGGCAAAAGGAGTATTTCATACAAGCATGAAAGTGGGGGGTCGGTCCACGTTGGTGGGTGCGACCGATGA
- the LOC107886500 gene encoding two-component response regulator ARR11 isoform X1: MVLAESGFSSPRNDAFPAGLRVLVVDDDPTWLKILEKMLKKCSYEVTTSCLAREALNLLRERKDGYDIVISDVNMPDMDGFKLLEHVGLEMDLPVIMMSVDGETSRVMKGVQHGACDYLLKPIRMKELRNIWQHVFRKKIHEVRDIESLEGFESIQMTRSGYDLFDDGHFLSGDDTTSGRKRKDADNKHDDRELSDPSSTKKARVVWTVDLHQKFVKAVNQIGFDKVGPKKILDLMNVPWLTRENVASHLQKYRLYLSRLQKESDIKNSFIGMKHSDLPSKDSTASFGPHKAMNMIPDDVPNSTYSFSASNSQAQNVDLKGQGDLKGITSAPMAEPKGALSVDIRDSHEAKSTQMSFDHSLGSVDSAVSFASFNSTTPLQYPWTEIPEIQFKQECESLHLENGFSQLPLPGPSMIENEANRSRIEVKPLLDDCRSNFVEHLGPVGAEDLFPIQSKSQSLNNQVFDLISATKSSMKTQDVGLNYLADSEFALRNLNASGVGVPLATLSEDLQICWLQGDCYPMNYGLQDLECSTYDNPALMAETPFHLYDVLRFDHEHLFDPAEYYAIDQGLFA, encoded by the exons atggtgCTCGCCGAAAGTGGCTTCTCTTCTCCTCGAAACGATGCTTTTCCTGCTGGCCTCCGGGTTCTCGTCGTCGATGATGATCCCACCTGGCTCAAAATCCTTGAAAAGATGCTCAAGAAGTGTTCTTATGAAG TGACTACATCTTGCCTTGCACGAGAAGCTCTGAACTTGCTTCGCGAAAGGAAGGATGGTTACGACATTGTAATCAGTGATGTTAACATGCCTGACATGGATGGCTTTAAACTTCTCGAACACGTTGGGCTGGAAATGGACTTACCTGTGATTA TGATGTCTGTTGATGGGGAGACCAGCAGAGTGATGAAAGGTGTCCAGCATGGTGCTTGTGATTACCTTCTTAAGCCTATAAGAATGAAAGAGCTTCGCAATATATGGCAGCATGTGTTCAGGAAGAAGATACATGAGGTGAGAGACATTGAAAGTCTTGAAGGTTTTGAAAGTATTCAGATGACTAGAAGTGGCTATGATCTGTTTGATGATGGGCACTTCCTCAGTGGAGATGATACAACTTCgggaaggaaaagaaaagatgctGATAACAAGCATGACGATCGAGAGCTCAGTGATCCTTCTTCTACCAAGAAAGCAAGGGTTGTTTGGACTGTTGACCTTCACCAAAAATTTGTCAAAGCCGTAAATCAGATCGGATTTGACA AAGTTGGACCTAAGAAAATACTCGACTTGATGAATGTACCATGGTTGACAAGAGAAAACGTCGCCAGTCACTTGCAG AAATACCGACTCTATTTGAGTAGGTTGCAGAAGGAGAGTGATATCAAGAATTCATTTATAGGGATGAAGCATTCAGATCTGCCTTCAAAAGATTCGACTGCCAGTTTCGGTCCCCATAAAGCGATGAACATGATACCAGATGATGTGCCGAATAGTACCTATAGTTTTTCAGCAAGTAACTCGCAAGCTCAGAATGTGGATCTCAAAGGTCAAGGTGATCTAAAAGGAATTACTTCAGCTCCTATGGCAGAGCCCAAAGGAGCTTTGTCTGTAGATATTCGTGATTCCCATGAAGCCAAAAGCACACAGATGAGCTTTGATCATTCCCTTGGATCAGTTGATTCAGCTGTAAGCTTTGCGTCATTCAATTCGACTACCCCATTGCAGTATCCGTGGACTGAAATTCCCGAGATCCAGTTCAAACAAGAGTGTGAATCCTTGCACTTAGAAAATGGCTTCAGCCAACTACCACTGCCTGGACCTTCCATGATTGAAAATGAGGCTAACCGAAGCAGAATTGAAGTTAAGCCTTTGCTTGACGACTGTAGAAGCAATTTCGTCGAGCATTTAGGTCCAGTTGGTGCAGAAGACTTGTTTCCAATTCAAAGCAAAAGCCAATCGCTGAATAATCAAGTTTTTGACTTGATTTCTGCCACTAAATCAAGCATGAAAACTCAGGATGTGGGTCTGAACTACCTTGCCGACTCGGAATTTGCACTGAGGAACCTGAATGCAAGCGGTGTAGGAGTACCTTTGGCAACATTGTCTGAGGACTTACAAATATGTTGGCTTCAAGGTGATTGTTATCCCATGAATTATGGTCTCCAGGATTTAGAGTGTTCCACGTATGACAATCCAGCACTGATGGCTGAAACTCCATTTCACTTGTACGATGTACTAAGGTTTGACCACGAGCATCTCTTTGATCCTGCAGAATATTATGCAATCGATCAAGGGTTGTTTGCATAA
- the LOC107886500 gene encoding two-component response regulator ORR26 isoform X2 encodes MSVDGETSRVMKGVQHGACDYLLKPIRMKELRNIWQHVFRKKIHEVRDIESLEGFESIQMTRSGYDLFDDGHFLSGDDTTSGRKRKDADNKHDDRELSDPSSTKKARVVWTVDLHQKFVKAVNQIGFDKVGPKKILDLMNVPWLTRENVASHLQKYRLYLSRLQKESDIKNSFIGMKHSDLPSKDSTASFGPHKAMNMIPDDVPNSTYSFSASNSQAQNVDLKGQGDLKGITSAPMAEPKGALSVDIRDSHEAKSTQMSFDHSLGSVDSAVSFASFNSTTPLQYPWTEIPEIQFKQECESLHLENGFSQLPLPGPSMIENEANRSRIEVKPLLDDCRSNFVEHLGPVGAEDLFPIQSKSQSLNNQVFDLISATKSSMKTQDVGLNYLADSEFALRNLNASGVGVPLATLSEDLQICWLQGDCYPMNYGLQDLECSTYDNPALMAETPFHLYDVLRFDHEHLFDPAEYYAIDQGLFA; translated from the exons ATGTCTGTTGATGGGGAGACCAGCAGAGTGATGAAAGGTGTCCAGCATGGTGCTTGTGATTACCTTCTTAAGCCTATAAGAATGAAAGAGCTTCGCAATATATGGCAGCATGTGTTCAGGAAGAAGATACATGAGGTGAGAGACATTGAAAGTCTTGAAGGTTTTGAAAGTATTCAGATGACTAGAAGTGGCTATGATCTGTTTGATGATGGGCACTTCCTCAGTGGAGATGATACAACTTCgggaaggaaaagaaaagatgctGATAACAAGCATGACGATCGAGAGCTCAGTGATCCTTCTTCTACCAAGAAAGCAAGGGTTGTTTGGACTGTTGACCTTCACCAAAAATTTGTCAAAGCCGTAAATCAGATCGGATTTGACA AAGTTGGACCTAAGAAAATACTCGACTTGATGAATGTACCATGGTTGACAAGAGAAAACGTCGCCAGTCACTTGCAG AAATACCGACTCTATTTGAGTAGGTTGCAGAAGGAGAGTGATATCAAGAATTCATTTATAGGGATGAAGCATTCAGATCTGCCTTCAAAAGATTCGACTGCCAGTTTCGGTCCCCATAAAGCGATGAACATGATACCAGATGATGTGCCGAATAGTACCTATAGTTTTTCAGCAAGTAACTCGCAAGCTCAGAATGTGGATCTCAAAGGTCAAGGTGATCTAAAAGGAATTACTTCAGCTCCTATGGCAGAGCCCAAAGGAGCTTTGTCTGTAGATATTCGTGATTCCCATGAAGCCAAAAGCACACAGATGAGCTTTGATCATTCCCTTGGATCAGTTGATTCAGCTGTAAGCTTTGCGTCATTCAATTCGACTACCCCATTGCAGTATCCGTGGACTGAAATTCCCGAGATCCAGTTCAAACAAGAGTGTGAATCCTTGCACTTAGAAAATGGCTTCAGCCAACTACCACTGCCTGGACCTTCCATGATTGAAAATGAGGCTAACCGAAGCAGAATTGAAGTTAAGCCTTTGCTTGACGACTGTAGAAGCAATTTCGTCGAGCATTTAGGTCCAGTTGGTGCAGAAGACTTGTTTCCAATTCAAAGCAAAAGCCAATCGCTGAATAATCAAGTTTTTGACTTGATTTCTGCCACTAAATCAAGCATGAAAACTCAGGATGTGGGTCTGAACTACCTTGCCGACTCGGAATTTGCACTGAGGAACCTGAATGCAAGCGGTGTAGGAGTACCTTTGGCAACATTGTCTGAGGACTTACAAATATGTTGGCTTCAAGGTGATTGTTATCCCATGAATTATGGTCTCCAGGATTTAGAGTGTTCCACGTATGACAATCCAGCACTGATGGCTGAAACTCCATTTCACTTGTACGATGTACTAAGGTTTGACCACGAGCATCTCTTTGATCCTGCAGAATATTATGCAATCGATCAAGGGTTGTTTGCATAA